Genomic segment of Sebastes fasciatus isolate fSebFas1 chromosome 3, fSebFas1.pri, whole genome shotgun sequence:
CTGTCGGACCAAAGATTAAGCTATATGACCCCTGTCGAGCGAAGCCAATCGGCTCCTCCGACGACTCCTCAACCAGCTGTAAAACAGAGTTTCATCCCTGACAGGTGAACATGCATACATGTGGGCAAACCCTATTCAGCTAAACTCAGCTCTGTTCAATCAAAAATTTGATTCTTCTACTATATATCCCGCATTAATTTCAGGCAATTATGCATTTTCTGTGTATGAGTCATACACATAAGTATAAAAGCCACACCACTTTTTTAAAAGTACTTAATGCTAAAATATTGCACTGGGCGATTTTAATATATTATCAGtgatatagtaaaaaaaaactgttcttAGTTGAGTCTCAAAATATGGACCACTAGACTAACCTGTATTAGCTTATTATTGTATGAAGAACTGCAGCAGGACGTTTGTATTGAATTATGGCTTGTTGCTGTGAAGAGCACATTATACTTATGTGTTGCCAACAGGAAAGGGAAGAGCTTGTCAAACTGTCAGCAGCCCAGAGGTATGTAGGGCATTTTTTGGTGTGTATCTTTATCAATTTCACAACATTTAACCGATTCCCTTTAGAATAAAATCTGGGTTTCAATAATTAGATTATTTGTAGAACAAGcagattttttgggggggtattCTGAATGTCATATTTTAAAGTGTTTGACCCActtcttgtttcatatgtgcATGTTTTTCACCCTTTGAGAATTCTGTTGGTCCACCAGAAGCGACATGGGGTTGGGTGGCAGCAACCAGCACTAAATTCATAACCAACAACTCTATATTAATGCATCATTCAGGCAGATTCAATCATTCTGCACTTTGAAATGCATTTCCATACAAAGATTAAAATATATTCCTTCTTCCTTTTGTATAATTTTTCACAGAGAAGCCTCCTCAACAAGTCTCCAGACCCGGCCAATCCCTGGtaagaaaaaaaacctttttgtGTGCTTACTGTGTCCATTCAAAGTGGTttaatgatgatgtcatcttATGCTGAATGtaaccaaaacaaaataaatgtgtctAAATGGTAACAAGAACATCAAATCATCTATTATcggtgggcctcagagcgccatctagtgggccgcggaggcagtggtactagattattttttttttattatttagcaaagtgaacaggtaaaacctaaaggaggtaagatgccagctgccataaaaccaaagcctattgaaggaggctgagacacgggcggacacgggtcttgtattgggtataacacatgcgcagtgtaactggagctgcggtcgtgcgttgcgatcggctcaatttcggcgagtgcagagcaaatattactgcgcatgtgcggtacCCCGAAGACGCGTTGATTAAGTAtgacccaacctccttcaataggccttgtgtaaaaacaccaaacatcatcaggtagagacaaacgtgtttgccactgttagctagctaacattctgggatgcagtgacacaaaatggatcggtttttaaagcgaaaaagtgatgtgggagacaactctgcgccagtaaaagctccgaagcgtgtggtgaggaaatatgaccctgaatacattaaatttggattcgtaatggcaggcagtgatgctGAGCCCAAGGCACCGTGTGTTGAATGTGGTGAAATCTTGTCAAATGAGGCGCTAAAACCATCGAAGCTCCAGAGACACTTAAACACAAAGCACCCAGGATGCGTCGAGAAGCCAAAAGAATATTTCCTAAGGAAAAGAGACGGGCTTCAGGCACAACAGAAAGTCATCACAACATTAACAACTCAGTCAAAAGCCACTTTGAAAGCTAGCTATATGGTTGCTGCTCGTGTAGCTCGTAGCAAGAAACCCTTTACGATTGCAGAGGAGCTTATTTTGCCAAGCGCTGTGGATATGTGCCGAGAGTTACTGGGGGAAGCCGCTGCAACCAAAATTCAGTCAATACCCCTCTCCAATGACACCGTGAGCAGAAGAATTATTGACATGAGTGATGACATCGAATGCCAACTTCTGGAAGGAATAAAGGCAAgcccaagtgtctcactgagggtaagcagaatatgtattttggtcattacagctgacagtggcataacacatctctacagcccagtttattatttgttgtataaacatgttaggttttttactcatttatttgggaaggtggtcctcggaaatgttttgacaatcacaagtaGGCCTTCAattgcaaaaggttgagaacccctgtgtTAGACCAATCATTTACCTTTACAGATCATGCTGACTGCATTTACAAAAAAGCACAGCAAAGATTCTTCCTGCTGCGCAAGCTACAGAGTTTTGAGGTCAGCCAGTACACTTAAACAGAGTATACCAATCCctaactgaaagtatactcacttttaacattGTGTCCTGGTTTGAGCACCTACGTATCAAAAGACAAAGCTTTCCAATGTCGTCAAACTGGGCACCACAATTACAGGCTTCAAACAGACCCCACTGTCCGTTCACCATGGCAAAGCAGTCCAACGCCTAGGTGGCAAAATCTTAGATGACCACAGCCATTCCTTAAATCAACGCTTTTAGCTACGGCCCTCAGGGCAAAGGTACAGAGTGTcctgtgcaaagaaaaacatctatTAAAAAAATCGTTTGTCCTTGTTGCCATAAAGTATCTTAATCTGTAAGGACTCTGAAGCCAGCCTGCTACCTCAACACACAGcactttatatctatttatttaaccttgattCAGTCCTGGTACATGGTGCTCCTTTTTAATGTAGCTTCTATtggtgtgttgtgtttttatgtgaatgtattttaatgtgtccTGTCTGGATTTGATATGTTGCTTTAATGAACTCTTTTAATAGCAGTTTCTGCACATGCgaaccaaagacaaatttctACTTTTTTGTACACGAAAAAAGCAGACAATAAAGTGTTTTCCTTCTACTCGAAATGACCTGACAGCTTACATTTGAGTTGCAGTGCATTGCATTTTGTGTTGTCCTAATTACATCCCTAATAAAATACATGTGTTGAGAGTAAATCAAATGGTAAATCCAAATTGAATAGCACGGCCCTACTGCTCTGTTTATGTAGAACAACGGGAGGAACGGGCTCTACTCGCCTTTATATTTAGTCTGTTAAAATCCAACCAGGAGCTAAAGTTCACTGAATTAACATATTAGACAAACCCTCAAAAATGTTCTTCTTGCatgtttattttacatattgttTATGTATGTAGCACTTGTGCCATACTTTTATCAGTAACATCGCAGCAGCTCTTTTCCATCAGCTCTTTTAATGAGTTTATTTTGTACGTACAtgattatagtttatttatttgatttgaaaGCTCAATCATAAAAGCATGGGGGCGTACGTGTAGTGATCAATCATCTGAAATCTCCCCTTGCAGTCTTGTGTGTATGACGTGGAGCTGGTGCAGAGCAAAATGACTCAGCTCCTGGAGAAATACGACCGTGGATTGTGGATGTCGAAACTATCAGGGGTCTACTTCCAAATGTTCGGTGAGAAGCTCCACCCTCAGGCGCTCATAGATCTGGAAAAGTGGCAACACATCAGTTTGGTGAGTCAGTAACATTAATATGTACATGTGCAACTAATAATACCCCCATTTAAACAAAGTAGGTATTATGAAGCCTTGTGAGTCTAATGTATGAAGCCTATACATCTGGCCTTTGGGGGGGAAATTATTTGACATTATTTAAACACACAAGTTGATAAAGGTAGTTGTTAGGGTTGAAGTAGAAAAACTGTTTTCCAAATACATTTGGAGGGTCCatcagaagtttttttttttttcaatacctGCCCCCAACCTTAACAGGAACTAATGAGTTCAAATCTTTCCTTTGTCGTCTGGCCTTCACAGGTGGAGCAACCTCCCAGCACCAACCGAGCTGATCGCTTGATCTACCCTCCCCTGCCTCCTAAGCCTTGTGTTGTCCCTAGAAGTAGCACCATCACCAACATGCTTCTAACATCCCCCACCGATTCAGGAACCACCATCCCACCCATTTCTTCACGTCACTCAACACCTGACCAACCTTCCACCCCCGTCCCCCCACCCCCTGTCCCTAAACCTAGAGTTTTCCTCCCAAACCTCTTGGCTAAGCCCACCTTCGTTTTTCCTACACAACCCGTTGCTGCCCCTTCAGGCAAGTTGTCGTATTCAGTCACATTGCGCAGCCCTGCCCACAACCCAGCTCTTGCTCCGCTGCGGGCCCACCGTGTTAATCTCGCAGCCAATGGTGGACGGAAAGATAATCACAACTGGCCTACAACTACTCTCAACCACAACCAAAACACACGGCCCTTAGCCCCTACCTGGACAGGCCCTGCATCAACCAACGCTCCTCCACTAGcgtcctccctccatcctggCCCTGAAATTGTACCCCTTTTGAAGGCCACCTTCTCCCCCACGTCCGATTATGTCCCTTGTCCTCCCCCAAAATCTTCTGCTGCCGTCGTGTCAACTGAGGTGCGTCAGAGAATAAGTGAGCTTCTGTCCAAGTACAGTCAAGGTCTGTGGGCCCATGCTTTGTCCAAACTCTATATGGACACATACAAGACGCCATTCCCCCAACATGTTCTGGACAACTTGTCTCTTTTGCTGGATATGTGCAATGTGGAGTACCCCATACCGCATGACAAGAAGAAGGTAAGTGAATGAGATGACGCCATGTATACCAGACTTAACACAATGTGCAAGTGAAGTGTGTGAGTTACTTACCTTATCCTCACAGTTAATGCTCACGCACTCACCAGTGACAAGTGAACCTTGATAAGTTGGAGTAACTTATCACTTGCCTGATTGATCGGTGTGGATAAAATGTTTCCAACAGTaacaaggattttttttttcaccttcaGTTTTTTAGGGAGCTCGGGCACATCCTTCCTGCTAACCTGTTTGTCTTAAAATATTTGTATCTATTGATGCTTGTCGTTGATGTACTTTCCTGTGGTCAGGCCATCCTGTATAACTTCAGCAGAGCAGACACGGAAGCCACAGACAGCCAAGAAAGGCAGCAGGGCAGAAGCCATCCCCTTCCCTCTGGTCTGGAGGTCTTGGCTCCTGTGGTGCCTCCCTGTCTGGTTCTTCCCTCAGAGCAGTACCCCTCTGTGCTGATTACTGATGCCAAGAGCAGCAATGCTGTTACTGTAAGGTGAGACATGAATGTAATTAATTGTGTAACATAGGTACACACAACATAAGAGTGGTTCACCTgccagtggaaaaaaaacaactttaaactAATATGTGACACCGTGATGCTAACACAcgctaactgctatcagtcaTACCAGAGGAGCGGAcgggccacggctccaatgttttgaatttggactgctgtttcCCATTTTAAAACACCAGCTGTCAGTCCTACATAATGCTCCTTTAAGAATAATTTAAAGCTttgtgagtattttttttattacaaaaatatttttgagtGACGTAGGTGACCTATACATCGTGTATTGAACTAACAAGCTTATTTGAGTGTAGGACGGTTGCTCATAATGTCAGTGCCATACAAGAAGAGATATCTTTTGcttaaaattaaaagaaatgatTAGAAAACATCTTTATCTCAATTCTCCACCGTGATCTGCCAGCAGCAGCTACTGCAGAACATATATTGTCTAATATAATCGAAAATGCAGCAGTTGCAGGTTTTGACCTTCTATCCAGTATgccaatattgtgttttaagtTATTACTTTGAACATGCTCCAGCTAATATTAACTATTAACACAACTGGCTACACTATCAGGCTTACTAGGACGTGCAGAATAATTTTACTCTCTCAAACAGCTTAATATTTCTATCTtaagatgaaaacatgaaaacaaaatatgaccAAACACTGCTTTGTGCTTTGTTAATGCAACATCCAGGTTACTGTTTTTGACGACTACCATGCACAGATTGAGAAAAGTTTGTCTCTCTGTTCAGGTATGTGGGTGAGAACTACTCCACTGCCCAGGAGGCCATGGAGGAGGCCATGCGCTCTTTCTACAGCAAAAGCTCCAACCACCATCCTCTGTCTAAACCTGTTGTTGGTCAGCTGGTAGCAGTCAGAGGGGAGGATGGAGACGAGCTGGCAAGAGCTCAAGTCATAGAGGTTACGGCCCCTAACAAGGTCAAGGTAATTCATTTAGATAGCTGTGAAgttgattttaattttaaaaacaaacaaaaaaaactagaaAATGTCAAGGGCTTGAATACTTTTTAGCACTTAGGGACACAGCTTGTGGTGATTTTCAGTTTGTCGGAGGAAGATATTCGGTAGCTACAGGAGGGGTCAGTGTTTCTGCAGCAAAAGagcttttgtctgtctgtctgtctgtttgccaGGTATACTATGTGGACTATGGCTTTTCTGTGGAAACCAGTGGGAATAATCTACTGAAGCTGCACCAGGacttcctctctctgccctTCCAGGCTAGCAGCGTTAGACTTGCAGGTACATAGAGGATAATGAAATGACTGATAATGAATTGCTTTTGTGTAACTGATGTAGATGAAAGCATACAGACATCGAAACAGAACGGGCAAAACATTAATATCGGCCAATggccctcctccctcttcttcccatcctgtttttttttttctttctcccaggTCTAGAGGCATTCAAATCCCATCCACTGGTGCGGTCTTCTCTGGACAAGTTGGCAGTCGGAAAGATCCTGCTGATGGAGACATTAGAGCCGTGTCAACAGAATGAGACGCCTTTGGCAGTGCTCTACGACACTTCGCAGGATGATGACATCAACATCAACTCCACCTGCCTGAAGGCTCTCCAGGACGTGACCATGAACAACCCTCTGACTGTAAGGATGGCGGGGCtaactactagtatagtgtgatgTATAAGATCAAGGACAGCCCTCTCTTAGAATAGCAGAGCAGATTGTGCATGTGTTTAACAAACACGCATGTATAAATCCTATTAAATAGCTGCACATTTCTGTTGACATCATAGTGTAGCTCCACCAGTGAGTGGCGCTGTTGTACCGTTCTCATATTGGTCTGTCTGTGTTGTGGGAACTCAAGAATTTATAGGTCTCCATTCAGTTGGAATTAaaaccagcagctggttagtcATGATTGTGAGGTCAATCCTCCCTGTGTAATCTAACATGAATCTCTGTGTTGCCTGTAGGTAAATGTTACCTATCAGGATGTGTGTGTCACAAATGTGTGTGCAGATGGTATCATCTACTGCCAGCTGCCCTCAAGAGGAACTGCACGACTCAGCAAGTTACTGGAAGCAACGGAGACCTTCATCTCCCAGGTTAACAAGACCTCCATTCGCATTAGCACTTAAGTGTTGTAGAGCATTTCATGTTTTAcagtgtaacatttttggtttaGGTACCCTGAAAGTGCTTGAAAAGTGTGTGAATTTTACCCGTATAAAGCTGTACTTGGAATACCAGCGGTGTAGTTTTTAGGTGTCTGCTCAGCGGGCTGCTTGACGCAGAGAGAGGCTGTTCTCATCTCGAGAGCACAGGTTTGAATTAACTGTTTAGTCACTGTTTAAATGATCTTAACCACAGTAAATTCACTGaattatatagcacttttcacaGCTCAGAAGTGATAAAAACAGGCCTGTAAGATGGGATCTGCACCATGTTTTTGTTGAGTCGTGCTAGTGCTGACGCAGGC
This window contains:
- the tdrd7a gene encoding tudor domain-containing protein 7A, with protein sequence MSDSESIKKMLRSVLQSSKAGVSINTLQSEYRSLCGESIPLKKLGYSKLEDYLASIPSVVRLEHRMGEMKCFAVVCRETAHIAELVARQKSSKKSGRSQFVNCKMRFKPSNPYTLNVRPRSSLRQPSAGGASNWLSNRSGSHGGHRGFSSSGDYRLSDQRLSYMTPVERSQSAPPTTPQPAVKQSFIPDRKGKSLSNCQQPREKPPQQVSRPGQSLSCVYDVELVQSKMTQLLEKYDRGLWMSKLSGVYFQMFGEKLHPQALIDLEKWQHISLVEQPPSTNRADRLIYPPLPPKPCVVPRSSTITNMLLTSPTDSGTTIPPISSRHSTPDQPSTPVPPPPVPKPRVFLPNLLAKPTFVFPTQPVAAPSGKLSYSVTLRSPAHNPALAPLRAHRVNLAANGGRKDNHNWPTTTLNHNQNTRPLAPTWTGPASTNAPPLASSLHPGPEIVPLLKATFSPTSDYVPCPPPKSSAAVVSTEVRQRISELLSKYSQGLWAHALSKLYMDTYKTPFPQHVLDNLSLLLDMCNVEYPIPHDKKKAILYNFSRADTEATDSQERQQGRSHPLPSGLEVLAPVVPPCLVLPSEQYPSVLITDAKSSNAVTVRYVGENYSTAQEAMEEAMRSFYSKSSNHHPLSKPVVGQLVAVRGEDGDELARAQVIEVTAPNKVKVYYVDYGFSVETSGNNLLKLHQDFLSLPFQASSVRLAGLEAFKSHPLVRSSLDKLAVGKILLMETLEPCQQNETPLAVLYDTSQDDDININSTCLKALQDVTMNNPLTVNVTYQDVCVTNVCADGIIYCQLPSRGTARLSKLLEATETFISQMTSESLVSRPFSGKVCLARHKGMWSRVEITNIYGNRVIEILFIDLGVPATVEVTDLREIPPPSLKNFTIIPPLAIKCRLADVTVPEGDWSPEAVLWVKEAVLDSKDCKMKILKLEQHKGDCLVYMYLFIGADSQELDKSINHQLAQSELWQKLTTPNNNNHNAITCNNGSLDTGLSALVEKLNLNSPVPNPIAKDSTRPLHGAEDSSSPDTTTQTGMQTLPMPPPLEFPQPGQNMDVFVPVACHPGYFVLQPWQDLHKLVVLMGEMVLYYNQMTKTNSAPHIQKGDVYAAKIDKNWHRIQVKGILANGLVSVFELDYGKHELVRSTLLRPLIEEFRQLPFQAITAQLADMTQHQWSEEASMLFRNHVEDRALVAQVKSVSEVKGELWERGMTVYLVDTTVDDSDLWIHSIMADIGDELSSAS